Proteins from a genomic interval of Anolis sagrei isolate rAnoSag1 chromosome 1, rAnoSag1.mat, whole genome shotgun sequence:
- the LOC137095836 gene encoding uncharacterized protein: MATSSFKRCARCPNTYPDMDGHSLCLTCLGEGHLTQSCAVCLAFTPQTRKNREVRLKAALYERALLPPPASAQRASPAAAAAPFLAQATALSQKKSKNPKDNGSKNGRQKIAGKKAAAKRAGIAPSSTAAAPPSLPRVIQEELVRPPAAPAESAVETPARPLGQRGSNVTSPVTPAMPTLSPSDRARSVDASGAQTGETLVRQPSPQEESAMDATFQEPIASGSQAFGGVFNAPLLTCVDPSGGLPSPLPRPASVGQSSGAVQGLLTLEGEALLPAPSPPRMPAQAPPPLEDSRPSRGSSRRPRRSRSPSRGSRAPRSRRYRPSAGRRSRSRRSSRRSSSSSSSSSSSSSSGCSRRRRRSRACRSRSGRRHRPSPSQPQGYWQMGPSGQLVFIPSVLPLPMQPAPPPPSAWQALQQGAPRPAGAAPTQPTSSATLGPIAPPMMDAARQTGTGPAAERASPNVTGGDFTGVDRSLCRPVRGLSHVPVLGNALVDRSICLPTELPPIVDQPLLYPEGSDQVHPGATPVRVSEAPAQEEGEVGDSECDSEPLDPQGADDSAVLPPDFHKFAALIERMARALDIPAPKPPEHVEDPMFPSEEQNASPSSALPMLPYLLKLAKVVDLPPSSVPAVPKRLDAMYKIDMTTAKWVVAPPKANTVVAEVIKTKRPKNMVTTPPDREGRKLEALGKKAHLSAGLFTCMSHYATYLSGYQTFLWNRMLPHIEALPQEGQRLPKALQVEALALSKIQKDFAKHMAETAGNLFAIATSIRRHAWLRAANLSEEGKALAEDLPFHEEGLFNPNTDDRLKQKQDVRQSASKFGYSWQPYPQPKARWQSPSSYRRPFGSSFSGPFRNRAGGGFQIPGRASQPLFSKA; encoded by the coding sequence ATGGCGACCTCTTCTTTTAAGAGATGTGCGAGGTGCCCTAACACCTACCCTGATATGGATGGACACTCGCTATGCCTCACTTGTTTGGGAGAGGGTCACCTCACCCAATCGTGTGCAGTCTGCTTGGCCTTCACCCCGCAGACAAGGAAGAACCGGGAAGTCCGTCTTAAGGCTGCTTTATATGAGAGGGCCCTCTTACCTCCGCCAGCTTCAGCTCAGAGGGCTTCGCCCGCGGCGGCCGCGGCCCCCTTTTTGGCCCAAGCCACGGCCTTGTCCCAAAAGAAATCCAAAAATCCCAAGGACAACGGTTCAAAAAATGGCCGCCAGAAGATTGCGGGCAAAAAAGCGGCAGCTAAAAGGGCGGGAATCGCCCCCTCTTCCACCGCCGccgctcccccctccctcccgagAGTGATTCAGGAGGAGCTGGTGCGCCCTCCGGCGGCGCCTGCAGAGTCTGCAGTGGAAACTCCAGCCCGACCATTGGGGCAAAGGGGGTCGAATGTTACTTCCCCAGTGACTCCGGCAATGCCGACGCTTTCCCCCTCCGATCGGGCGCGATCAGTGGATGCCTCGGGTGCGCAGACGGGCGAGACCCTTGTGAGACAGCCCTCTCCGCAAGAGGAGTCAGCAATGGATGCGACCTTTCAAGAGCCTATTGCTTCGGGAAGCCAGGCATTCGGAGGCGTTTTCAATGCGCCTCTACTTACCTGTGTCGACCCTTCTGGAGGGCTTCCCTCTCCGCTTCCGAGACCGGCCAGTGTGGGCCAATCTTCAGGCGCGGTACAGGGGCTCCTGACACTGGAGGGAGAAGCGCTGCTGCCCGCCCCCTCTCCTCCGCGCATGCCCGCGCAAGCTCCTCCCCCTCTGGAGGACTCGAGGCCTTCACGCGGATCGAGCAGGCGACCGAGGCGGTCAAGATCCCCGTCGCGGGGAAGCCGGGCTCCTCGGAGCCGACGGTACCGCCCCTCAGCTGGAAGGAGATCCCGGTCCCGACGCTCCTCCCGTCGCTCTTCCTCCTCGTCttcgtcgtcctcctcctcctcttcttctggcTGTTCCAGGCGTCGGCGGCGCTCGCGGGCATGCCGCTCCCGTTCGGGAAGGCGCCATAGGCCTAGCCCCAGCCAACCTCAGGGCTACTGGCAGATGGGACCATCGGGCCAGCTTGTGTTTATCCCGTCTGTTCTACCGCTTCCGATGCAGCCGGCCCCTCCGCCTCCTTCGGCCTGGCAAGCTTTGCAGCAAGGCGCTCCTCGGCCTGCTGGTGCGGCGCCAACCCAGCCCACCTCATCTGCGACTTTGGGGCCGATAGCACCCCCAATGATGGACGCTGCCCGGCAAACAGGTACGGGCCCTGCTGCTGAACGGGCCTCACCtaatgtgactggtggggacttTACTGGCGTCGACCGTAGTTTGTGCAGACCTGTGAGGGGACTGTCTCATGTGCCTGTTCTGGGCAATGCCTTGGTCGATCGTTCTATATGCTTGCCTACGGAGTTACCACCCATAGTGGACCAACCTTTGCTCTACCCTGAAGGGTCGGATCAGGTCCATCCGGGGGCTACACCTGTAAGGGTTTCTGAGGCCCCGGCCCAGGAAGAGGGGGAGGTGGGGGACAGTGAATGCGATTCTGAGCCATTGGATCCTCAGGGAGCTGATGACTCTGCTGTTCTGCCCCCTGATTTCCATAAATTTGCCGCTCTCATAGAGAGGATGGCTAGAGCCCTGGACATCCCTGCCCCTAAACCACCGGAGCATGTGGAGGACCCCATGTTCCCTTCAGAGGAGCAAAATGCGTCCCCTTCGTCGGCCCTCCCCATGCTACCGTACCTCTTGAAATTAGCTAAGGTTGTGGACTTGCCCCCGTCGTCGGTGCCGGCAGTCCCCAAGCGATTGGATGCCATGTATAAGATTGACATGACCACTGCAAAGtgggtggtggcccccccgaagGCAAACACCGTCGTTGCCGAAGTCATTAAAACTAAACGACCTAAGAACATGGTTACTACCCCCCCAGATAGAGAGGGGAGAAAACTGGAGGCATTAGGGAAGAAAGCCCATTTATCCGCTGGCCTGTTTACATGTATGTCGCATTATGCGACTTACTTAAGTGGATACCAAACTTTTCTTTGGAATCGAATGCTGCCCCACATAGAAGCCCTTCCACAGGAAGGCCAACGCCTCCCCAAAGCCCTACAGGTGGAGGCCCTGGCGCTGTCCAAAATACAAAAGGACTTCGCCAAACACATGGCGGAAACAGCGGGAAACTTGTTCGCCATAGCCACTTCCATAAGGCGCCATGCCTGGCTCCGCGCAGCAAACCTCTCGGAAGAGGGAAAGGCCTTGGCGGAAGATCTACCCTTCCACGAGGAAGGGTTGTTCAACCCCAACACCGATGACCGATTAAAACAAAAGCAAGATGTTAGGCAGTCAGCCTCAAAATTCGGTTATTCGTGGCAACCGTACCCCCAACCCAAGGCCAGGTGGCAGTCTCCTTCCTCGTACCGCAGACCTTTTGGGAGCTCATTCTCTGGCCCCTTCAGAAACAGGGCAGGGGGGGGGTTCCAGATTCCAGGGAGGGCGTCGCAACCCCTATTTTCAAAAGCCTAA
- the COLEC11 gene encoding collectin-11 isoform X2 encodes MRSDLVFLVSVIGLTFLSLLRTGYAQHIAEESCSVQILVPGLKGEAGEKGEKGAPGRPGRVGPPGEKGELGDKGQKGSIGRHGKIGPIGSKGAKGDNGDVGPPGPNGDPGIPCECGQLRTAIGKMDNQVTLLTTELKFIKKAVAGVRETDNKTYLLVKEEKRYMDAQLYCQGRGGTLSMPKDESTNSLIASYISQAGLSRVFIGINDLEKEGSFVYADRSPMQTFNKWSNGEPNNAYDEEDCVEITASGGWNDVACHITMNFVCEFDKEHV; translated from the exons ATGAGGAGTGATCTGGTTTTCTTGGTCTCTGTCATTGGCCTTACCTTCCTGTCTCTGTTAAGAACTGGATATGCTCAACATATTGCGGAAGAATCCTGTTCGGTGCAGATTCTGGTTCCAGGCCTCAAAG GGGAAgctggagaaaagggggaaaagggtgCCCCAGGCCGCCCAGGACGAGTTGGCCCTCCCGGAGAAAAAG gAGAATTGGGTGACAAAGGACAGAAAGGCAGCATAGGAAGACATGGAAAAATTGGTCCTATTGGTTCAAAAG GAGCAAAAGGAGATAATGGGGACGTTGGCCCACCTGGTCCTAATGGAGATCCAG GAATTCCATGTGAATGTGGCCAGCTACGGACAGCCATTGGTAAAATGGATAACCAAGTGACCCTTCTGACTACTgagttaaaattcattaaaaaag CTGTCGCTGGTGTGCGCGAGACGGATAATAAGACATACTTGCTggtgaaagaagagaagaggtaCATGGACGCCCAGCTCTACTGCCAAGGACGTGGAGGTACACTGAGTATGCCCAAAGACGAAAGCACCAATAGCCTCATTGCTTCGTACATCAGCCAAGCTGGCCTCAGTCGCGTTTTCATTGGGATCAATGACCTTGAGAAGGAAGGCAGTTTTGTGTACGCAGACCGATCCCCCATGCAGACCTTCAACAAATGGAGCAATGGTGAACCCAACAATGCTTATGATGAGGAGGACTGCGTGGAAATTACAGCCTCTGGGGGCTGGAATGATGTTGCCTGCCACATCACAATGAATTTTGTTTGTGAATTTGATAAAGAACATGTGTAG
- the COLEC11 gene encoding collectin-11 isoform X1 encodes MRSDLVFLVSVIGLTFLSLLRTGYAQHIAEESCSVQILVPGLKGEAGEKGEKGAPGRPGRVGPPGEKGELGDKGQKGSIGRHGKIGPIGSKGAKGDNGDVGPPGPNGDPGIPCECGQLRTAIGKMDNQVTLLTTELKFIKKALPSPAAVAGVRETDNKTYLLVKEEKRYMDAQLYCQGRGGTLSMPKDESTNSLIASYISQAGLSRVFIGINDLEKEGSFVYADRSPMQTFNKWSNGEPNNAYDEEDCVEITASGGWNDVACHITMNFVCEFDKEHV; translated from the exons ATGAGGAGTGATCTGGTTTTCTTGGTCTCTGTCATTGGCCTTACCTTCCTGTCTCTGTTAAGAACTGGATATGCTCAACATATTGCGGAAGAATCCTGTTCGGTGCAGATTCTGGTTCCAGGCCTCAAAG GGGAAgctggagaaaagggggaaaagggtgCCCCAGGCCGCCCAGGACGAGTTGGCCCTCCCGGAGAAAAAG gAGAATTGGGTGACAAAGGACAGAAAGGCAGCATAGGAAGACATGGAAAAATTGGTCCTATTGGTTCAAAAG GAGCAAAAGGAGATAATGGGGACGTTGGCCCACCTGGTCCTAATGGAGATCCAG GAATTCCATGTGAATGTGGCCAGCTACGGACAGCCATTGGTAAAATGGATAACCAAGTGACCCTTCTGACTACTgagttaaaattcattaaaaaag CACTGCCCTCCCCCGCAGCTGTCGCTGGTGTGCGCGAGACGGATAATAAGACATACTTGCTggtgaaagaagagaagaggtaCATGGACGCCCAGCTCTACTGCCAAGGACGTGGAGGTACACTGAGTATGCCCAAAGACGAAAGCACCAATAGCCTCATTGCTTCGTACATCAGCCAAGCTGGCCTCAGTCGCGTTTTCATTGGGATCAATGACCTTGAGAAGGAAGGCAGTTTTGTGTACGCAGACCGATCCCCCATGCAGACCTTCAACAAATGGAGCAATGGTGAACCCAACAATGCTTATGATGAGGAGGACTGCGTGGAAATTACAGCCTCTGGGGGCTGGAATGATGTTGCCTGCCACATCACAATGAATTTTGTTTGTGAATTTGATAAAGAACATGTGTAG